In one window of Nocardiopsis aegyptia DNA:
- a CDS encoding transcriptional regulator yields the protein MSTTTDPADGFDTTIHAPLRLKVCAMLSAADQVEFGTAQEQLQVSASVLSKHVGVLMDKGYLRQSRATRERRRRVWLSLTEQGRSAYEAHVAALRAIVEG from the coding sequence TTGAGCACCACGACCGACCCCGCCGACGGCTTCGACACGACCATCCACGCCCCGCTGCGGCTCAAGGTCTGCGCGATGCTGAGCGCGGCCGACCAGGTCGAGTTCGGCACCGCGCAGGAGCAGCTCCAGGTGAGCGCCTCGGTCCTGAGCAAGCACGTCGGCGTCCTCATGGACAAGGGCTACCTCCGGCAGAGCCGGGCCACCCGCGAACGCCGCCGGCGCGTCTGGCTGTCCCTGACCGAGCAGGGCCGGTCCGCCTACGAGGCGCACGTGGCCGCGCTGCGCGCGATCGTCGAGGGCTGA
- a CDS encoding 4-hydroxy-3-methylbut-2-enyl diphosphate reductase, translating to MTATTTATNQRRVLLANPRGYCAGVDRAVITVEKALEQYGAPIYVRKQIVHNTHVVRTLEERGAIFVEETEEVPEGAIVVFSAHGVSPAVHEQAERRQLKTIDATCPLVTKVHKEAKRFASEDRDIILIGHIGHEEVEGTSGEAPEHIQIVESPDEVHKVEVRDPDNVSWLSQTTLSVDETTQTVDALRQKFPNLLDPPSDDICYATSNRQDAVKAMAPECELVIVVGSDNSSNSVRLVEVALDAGADAAHLIDNASLMEDAWLEGVTTVGVTSGASVPDILVRELLDKLASHGYGSVSPVTTADETLTFSLPKELRRDLRAE from the coding sequence ATGACTGCGACGACGACTGCGACGAATCAACGCCGTGTGCTACTCGCCAACCCCCGGGGCTACTGCGCCGGTGTCGACCGTGCGGTCATCACCGTCGAGAAGGCCCTGGAGCAGTACGGCGCGCCCATCTACGTGCGCAAACAGATCGTGCACAACACCCACGTGGTGCGCACCCTGGAGGAACGCGGTGCGATCTTCGTCGAGGAGACCGAGGAGGTGCCCGAGGGCGCCATCGTCGTCTTCTCCGCGCACGGGGTCTCCCCGGCCGTGCACGAACAGGCCGAACGGCGACAGCTCAAGACCATCGACGCCACCTGCCCGCTCGTGACCAAGGTGCACAAGGAAGCCAAGCGCTTCGCCTCGGAGGACCGCGACATCATCCTCATCGGCCACATCGGCCACGAGGAGGTCGAGGGCACCAGCGGCGAGGCCCCCGAGCACATCCAGATCGTCGAGAGCCCCGACGAAGTGCACAAGGTCGAGGTCCGCGACCCCGACAACGTCTCGTGGCTCTCCCAGACCACGCTCTCGGTGGACGAGACCACCCAGACCGTCGACGCCCTGCGCCAGAAGTTCCCGAACCTGCTCGACCCGCCCAGCGACGACATCTGCTACGCCACGTCCAACCGCCAGGACGCCGTGAAGGCGATGGCACCGGAGTGCGAGCTGGTCATCGTGGTCGGCTCGGACAACTCCTCCAACTCCGTCCGGCTGGTGGAGGTCGCGCTGGACGCCGGCGCCGACGCCGCCCACCTGATCGACAACGCCTCCCTCATGGAGGACGCTTGGTTGGAGGGCGTGACCACGGTCGGCGTGACCAGCGGCGCGTCCGTGCCGGACATCCTGGTCCGCGAGCTCCTCGACAAGCTGGCCTCGCACGGATACGGCTCCGTCAGCCCGGTCACCACCGCCGACGAGACCCTGACCTTCTCGCTCCCCAAGGAACTGCGCCGGGACCTGCGCGCGGAGTAG
- a CDS encoding DUF4245 domain-containing protein produces MSEYSRSNATFKNYAISLGILVAILLAMAFVVSTRRGEHIPSVDYRPDVDVLREAADYPVTVPAEDLVEQGWTPTSSTLDVTGPVEWSVGFATAADSHARLIQSDDDPASVVSESVEDAEPVGTVAVGGREWEHYESEDWGALVLQGDDMTLVVAGSADVDELAHLAGGLETDAAGTE; encoded by the coding sequence ATGAGTGAGTACAGCCGGTCCAACGCCACCTTCAAGAACTACGCCATCTCCCTCGGGATCCTCGTCGCGATCCTGCTGGCCATGGCGTTCGTGGTCTCCACGCGCCGTGGCGAGCACATCCCCTCCGTGGACTACCGTCCCGACGTCGACGTCCTGCGCGAGGCCGCGGACTATCCGGTGACGGTGCCCGCCGAGGACCTCGTCGAACAGGGGTGGACGCCCACCAGCTCCACCCTCGACGTGACCGGTCCCGTGGAGTGGAGCGTGGGCTTCGCCACGGCCGCCGACAGCCACGCCCGGCTCATCCAGAGCGACGACGACCCGGCCTCCGTGGTCTCCGAGAGCGTCGAGGACGCCGAGCCGGTCGGTACGGTCGCCGTGGGCGGCCGGGAGTGGGAGCACTACGAGTCCGAGGACTGGGGCGCCCTGGTGCTGCAGGGGGACGACATGACCCTGGTGGTGGCCGGCAGCGCCGACGTGGACGAGCTCGCCCACCTGGCCGGGGGCCTGGAGACGGACGCGGCGGGGACCGAGTGA
- a CDS encoding TetR/AcrR family transcriptional regulator has translation MDKTDRPEKAVRVSPRGAATRSALLRAAAQVFRTVGFAKAGVSEVVSVAGASVGSLYHHFTGKADLYLALYEEFQQRQQERTHQAVVDARAEGESDPTRLMNIAARAYLLGSIEERDTARLFFSGDGPPGFDYQLRARLTQWSDRNVALFRKADEPVDEALLIVVSGAMLLAVAEVVRRDDADARKLADDITALLSQFERRS, from the coding sequence GTGGACAAGACGGACAGGCCGGAGAAGGCCGTGCGGGTCTCGCCGCGCGGAGCCGCCACACGCAGTGCTCTGCTCAGGGCGGCGGCCCAGGTGTTCCGCACCGTGGGCTTCGCCAAGGCCGGCGTGAGCGAGGTCGTCTCCGTCGCCGGCGCGAGCGTCGGCAGCCTGTACCACCACTTCACCGGCAAGGCCGACCTCTACCTCGCGCTGTACGAGGAGTTCCAGCAGCGCCAGCAGGAGCGCACCCACCAGGCGGTGGTGGACGCCCGGGCCGAGGGTGAGAGTGATCCCACACGGCTGATGAACATCGCCGCCCGCGCGTACCTGCTCGGCAGCATCGAGGAGCGCGACACCGCGCGGCTGTTCTTCAGCGGCGACGGCCCTCCCGGATTCGACTACCAGCTCCGCGCCCGGCTCACCCAGTGGAGCGACCGCAACGTGGCCCTGTTCCGCAAGGCCGACGAACCCGTGGACGAGGCGCTGCTCATCGTGGTGAGCGGGGCCATGCTCCTGGCCGTCGCCGAGGTGGTGCGGCGCGACGACGCCGACGCGCGAAAGCTCGCCGACGACATCACGGCGCTGCTCTCCCAGTTCGAGCGCCGGTCCTGA
- the glpX gene encoding class II fructose-bisphosphatase, with protein MSQSASSTAQSSVPDRNLALELVRVTETAALAAARWVGKGDKIGADGAAVRGMRHMISTVSMNGTVVIGEGEKDNAPMLYNGENVGDGGGQGWDVAVDPIDGTTLTAMGMPNAIAVIAMSPRNTMFDPSAVFYMEKLAAGPEAADVVDIAAPVADNIRAVARAKGKSPQDVTVVILDRPRHKQLVQDVRDAGARIKFISDGDVAGAIMAARAGTGVDLLLGIGGTPEGIITACAMKCLGGVIQGRLWPKDEDERAKALAAGHDLGRVLHTDDLVSSDDVFFAATGITDGELVGGVRYEASRVITDSLVMRGRSGTVREVRSEHRLSKLAAYSGVDLTSAP; from the coding sequence ATGTCGCAGTCCGCGAGCTCCACCGCGCAGTCCTCGGTGCCCGACAGAAACCTCGCGTTGGAGCTGGTCCGCGTCACCGAGACCGCAGCACTCGCGGCGGCCCGCTGGGTCGGCAAGGGCGACAAGATCGGTGCCGACGGGGCGGCCGTGCGCGGCATGCGGCACATGATCAGCACCGTGTCCATGAACGGCACCGTGGTGATCGGTGAGGGCGAGAAGGACAACGCCCCGATGCTCTACAACGGGGAGAACGTGGGCGACGGCGGAGGCCAGGGCTGGGACGTGGCCGTCGACCCCATCGACGGCACCACGCTGACCGCCATGGGCATGCCCAACGCGATCGCCGTCATCGCGATGAGCCCGCGCAACACGATGTTCGACCCCTCCGCGGTCTTCTACATGGAGAAGCTGGCCGCGGGCCCCGAGGCCGCCGACGTCGTGGACATCGCCGCGCCGGTCGCCGACAACATCCGGGCGGTGGCCCGCGCCAAGGGCAAGTCCCCGCAGGACGTCACGGTCGTCATCCTGGACCGGCCCCGCCACAAGCAGCTCGTGCAGGACGTGCGCGACGCGGGCGCCCGGATCAAGTTCATCAGTGACGGCGACGTGGCGGGCGCGATCATGGCGGCCCGCGCGGGCACGGGTGTCGACCTGCTGCTCGGCATCGGCGGCACCCCCGAGGGCATCATCACCGCCTGCGCGATGAAGTGCCTGGGCGGCGTCATCCAGGGGCGGCTGTGGCCCAAGGACGAGGACGAGCGCGCCAAGGCCCTCGCGGCCGGCCACGACCTGGGGCGCGTGCTGCACACCGACGACCTCGTCTCCTCCGACGACGTCTTCTTCGCCGCGACCGGCATCACCGACGGCGAGCTGGTCGGCGGCGTGCGCTACGAGGCGTCGCGGGTCATCACCGACTCCCTGGTCATGCGCGGGCGCAGCGGCACCGTCCGCGAGGTGCGCAGCGAGCACCGCCTGAGCAAGCTGGCGGCCTACAGCGGCGTGGACCTGACCTCCGCGCCCTGA
- a CDS encoding ABC transporter permease has protein sequence MTLRQTREDARPEIHARPGRFEADAVLGVVAREWILYGQSWRATTFAAVVEPTLYLLCFGFGMGALIGTLAGYSYIDFLGTGIVAVSVMFQSMMPAVINTFIKRRFLHTYEGILATPIDVRELVTGEALWLAMRSGVYGCVPLLVAIGFGLRPGPGMLLVPFIAFLAGFAFALFGIWISAVITSVRSMDYVFSGLFTPLFLVAGTFFPLTELPDWVQSAAMVNPLYHAVELIRGVVFGGLAPGTALGHVAVLLAFIVLMWFLAGFQMRRRVVS, from the coding sequence ATGACCCTGCGACAGACCAGGGAGGACGCCCGGCCGGAGATCCACGCGCGTCCCGGACGGTTCGAGGCCGACGCCGTGCTGGGCGTGGTCGCGCGCGAGTGGATCCTGTACGGCCAGTCCTGGCGGGCGACCACCTTCGCGGCGGTCGTCGAGCCGACGCTGTACCTGCTGTGCTTCGGCTTCGGCATGGGCGCCCTCATCGGCACGCTGGCCGGCTACAGCTACATCGACTTCCTCGGCACCGGCATCGTGGCGGTGTCGGTGATGTTCCAGTCGATGATGCCCGCCGTCATCAACACCTTCATCAAGCGCCGCTTCCTGCACACCTACGAGGGCATCCTCGCCACCCCGATCGACGTGCGCGAACTGGTCACCGGCGAGGCGCTGTGGCTGGCCATGCGCTCCGGCGTCTACGGCTGCGTGCCGCTGCTGGTCGCCATCGGCTTCGGGCTGCGGCCCGGCCCCGGCATGCTGCTCGTGCCGTTCATCGCGTTCCTGGCGGGCTTCGCCTTCGCGCTGTTCGGCATCTGGATCTCGGCGGTCATCACGTCGGTGCGGTCGATGGACTACGTCTTCAGCGGCCTGTTCACCCCGCTGTTCCTCGTGGCCGGGACCTTCTTCCCGCTCACCGAGCTGCCCGACTGGGTGCAGTCGGCGGCCATGGTCAACCCGCTCTACCACGCGGTGGAGCTCATCCGCGGGGTGGTCTTCGGCGGCCTGGCGCCCGGGACGGCGCTGGGCCACGTCGCCGTGCTGCTGGCCTTCATCGTCCTGATGTGGTTCCTGGCGGGCTTCCAGATGCGCCGCCGCGTCGTCAGCTGA
- a CDS encoding ABC transporter ATP-binding protein, with the protein MGPSDSSAVPALLLRGVVKRFGSLTAVDGLDLDVPQGVVLGLLGPNGAGKSTTMKMLTAQSLADEGEIRILGHEIPAESKWARARMGVVPQHDNLDEELTVEQNLRMFSFLYRVPRRQRREAIARAMRLAQLGDRGDTLVDDLSGGMRRRLLIVRALLHRPELVLMDEPTVGLDPQVRQDLWGVINALRAEGVTVLMSTHYIEEAERLSDEVALMAAGRVVERGTPADLVVKYAGATVEEYTPGEDGIDALETLIRGHGFTTRRTGTTVSVLRAEELPESLRDRLATPLRRASNLEDVFVTLTGESVE; encoded by the coding sequence ATGGGCCCCAGCGACTCCAGCGCCGTCCCCGCGCTCCTGCTACGCGGCGTCGTCAAGCGCTTCGGTTCCCTGACCGCGGTCGACGGTCTGGACCTCGACGTCCCGCAGGGTGTCGTCCTCGGCCTGCTCGGGCCCAACGGCGCGGGCAAGTCCACCACGATGAAGATGCTCACCGCCCAGAGCCTGGCCGACGAGGGCGAGATCCGCATCCTCGGCCACGAGATCCCCGCCGAGTCGAAGTGGGCGCGCGCCCGCATGGGGGTCGTGCCCCAGCACGACAACCTCGATGAGGAACTCACCGTCGAGCAGAACCTGCGGATGTTCTCCTTCCTCTACCGCGTCCCCCGCCGGCAGCGCCGCGAGGCCATCGCGCGCGCCATGCGACTGGCCCAGCTCGGCGACCGCGGCGACACCCTCGTGGACGACCTCTCCGGCGGCATGCGCCGCCGCCTGCTGATCGTCCGCGCCCTCCTGCACCGGCCCGAACTCGTGCTCATGGACGAGCCCACGGTCGGTCTGGACCCCCAGGTCCGCCAGGACCTGTGGGGCGTCATCAACGCCCTGCGCGCCGAGGGCGTCACCGTGCTGATGTCCACGCACTACATCGAGGAGGCCGAGCGCCTCTCCGACGAGGTGGCCCTGATGGCGGCGGGCCGGGTCGTCGAACGCGGCACCCCCGCCGACCTCGTCGTCAAGTACGCGGGGGCGACCGTGGAGGAGTACACACCGGGGGAGGACGGCATCGACGCCCTCGAAACCCTCATCCGCGGCCACGGCTTCACCACCCGGCGCACCGGCACCACCGTGTCGGTCCTGCGCGCCGAGGAACTGCCCGAGTCGCTCCGGGACCGGCTGGCCACGCCGCTGAGGCGCGCCAGCAACCTGGAGGACGTGTTCGTGACCCTGACCGGGGAGAGTGTGGAATGA
- a CDS encoding lytic polysaccharide monooxygenase, producing MRFGRVLRSAAVLTAAPVAIAGLAAAPAGAHGTLGSPISRIAACFEEGPENPRSEVCRRLVAENGTQPLYDWNEVNIANAAGRHQEIIPDGELCSAGRDKYSGLNNPGEWRSTEMPSGGEFTFEYSVTAPHRGAIEYYVTTDDWDPATPLTWAELEPEPFAVHQDPVAENGTYSITADLPRKSGQHLIYTIWQRSDSPEAFYTCSDVTFGADGAAPATEAAGDGFEAPASEEGHGADHADHTVEDAAEDAADETGSAGAETGTGAEEGTDGAETDTAVGADTAEEELDASPAAAHSDHGGGQAEAALPRTGSAVTGLFAAAIVLMASGAGAIHLARRRRGPAGPTV from the coding sequence ATGAGATTCGGACGCGTCCTGCGCTCCGCGGCCGTGCTCACCGCCGCCCCCGTGGCGATCGCGGGCCTGGCCGCCGCGCCAGCGGGCGCCCACGGCACCCTGGGCAGCCCGATCAGCCGCATCGCCGCCTGTTTCGAGGAGGGGCCGGAGAACCCGCGGTCCGAGGTCTGTCGTCGGCTCGTCGCCGAGAACGGCACACAGCCGCTCTACGACTGGAACGAGGTCAACATCGCCAACGCCGCCGGGCGGCACCAGGAGATCATCCCCGACGGCGAACTGTGCAGCGCCGGACGCGACAAGTACTCCGGGCTGAACAATCCCGGGGAATGGCGCTCCACGGAAATGCCGTCCGGTGGCGAGTTCACGTTCGAGTACTCGGTCACCGCACCGCACCGCGGCGCCATCGAGTACTACGTCACCACGGACGACTGGGACCCGGCCACCCCGCTGACGTGGGCCGAACTGGAGCCGGAACCGTTCGCCGTGCACCAGGACCCGGTGGCGGAGAACGGCACCTACTCGATCACGGCCGACCTGCCCCGCAAGAGCGGGCAGCACCTGATCTACACCATCTGGCAGCGCTCGGACAGCCCCGAGGCCTTCTACACCTGCTCGGACGTCACCTTCGGCGCGGACGGGGCGGCCCCGGCCACCGAAGCGGCCGGTGACGGCTTCGAGGCCCCCGCCTCCGAGGAGGGCCACGGCGCCGACCACGCCGACCACACCGTCGAGGACGCCGCCGAGGACGCCGCCGACGAGACGGGTTCGGCGGGCGCGGAGACCGGCACCGGAGCCGAGGAGGGCACGGACGGCGCGGAGACCGACACCGCGGTCGGGGCCGACACCGCCGAAGAGGAGCTCGACGCCTCCCCCGCGGCCGCCCACAGCGACCACGGCGGCGGGCAGGCCGAGGCCGCACTGCCCCGGACGGGGAGCGCGGTCACCGGGCTCTTCGCCGCGGCCATCGTCCTGATGGCCTCCGGCGCCGGAGCCATCCACCTGGCCCGCAGGCGCCGCGGACCCGCCGGACCGACCGTCTAG
- a CDS encoding RNHCP domain-containing protein → MSTTEPSPVLRTATFTCVRCGLTTAVLDPGGARRDHCPSCLSSRHVVDQVEGGPADCGGRMVPISIAVPRGGAWRLIHRCTLCDELSESAVSTDDNHLVLMRLAVRPLAEPPFPLDLFGEV, encoded by the coding sequence GTGTCCACCACCGAACCCAGCCCCGTCCTGCGCACCGCCACCTTCACCTGTGTGCGCTGCGGTCTGACCACCGCCGTCCTCGACCCTGGGGGCGCGCGGCGCGACCACTGCCCCAGCTGCCTGAGTTCACGCCACGTCGTCGACCAGGTCGAGGGTGGGCCCGCCGACTGCGGCGGCCGCATGGTCCCGATCTCCATCGCCGTCCCGCGCGGCGGCGCGTGGCGCCTCATCCACCGCTGCACCCTGTGCGACGAACTGTCGGAGAGCGCCGTGTCCACGGACGACAACCACCTCGTCCTGATGCGCCTCGCCGTACGGCCGCTCGCCGAGCCGCCCTTCCCGCTCGACCTGTTCGGGGAGGTGTGA
- a CDS encoding RNHCP domain-containing protein → MSVGRRNTRGRRRAQRPKTVLHAHGEAGRTGSFRCVRCRLEIPADAPGTAHRNHCPHCLSSLHVDRRIPGDRAADCRGRMDAVSISARPDGEWMIIHRCSRCGGLSANRVAGDDNARALVRMAVRPLAAARPSATAVARQVLIDL, encoded by the coding sequence GTGAGCGTGGGCCGGCGCAACACACGCGGCCGACGGCGCGCCCAGCGCCCGAAGACCGTCCTGCACGCCCACGGCGAGGCCGGGCGGACCGGCTCGTTCCGCTGCGTGCGGTGCCGGCTGGAGATCCCCGCCGACGCACCGGGGACCGCGCACCGCAACCACTGCCCGCACTGCCTGTCCAGCCTGCACGTGGACCGCCGGATCCCCGGCGACCGCGCCGCGGACTGCCGGGGCCGGATGGACGCGGTGAGCATCTCGGCGCGGCCGGACGGCGAATGGATGATCATCCACCGCTGTTCGCGCTGCGGCGGGCTCAGCGCCAACCGGGTCGCGGGCGACGACAACGCACGGGCGCTGGTGCGGATGGCGGTTCGTCCGCTGGCCGCGGCCCGGCCCTCGGCGACGGCCGTCGCCCGGCAGGTGCTGATCGACCTGTGA
- a CDS encoding DUF1707 SHOCT-like domain-containing protein has translation MSEEPSPARLRASDADRERVLRVLREATADGRLDLEEFEERSSLVQEARTLGELPGVTADLVPADQQPIRLDPQPVIGLFGRVARRGRWVAVPNETVAALAGRVDVDMREALLLRNHHRIVVHAVLGRVEIDVPEGVEVRMTGWSFLGRRSTNAQRSELPTPPVVEIDGFSVFGVVRVRAPRRRRFLGRVRRRPQRGISS, from the coding sequence GTGAGTGAGGAACCTTCCCCCGCCAGGCTCCGTGCCTCCGACGCCGACCGTGAACGGGTCCTGAGGGTCCTGCGCGAGGCCACCGCAGACGGCCGTCTGGACCTGGAGGAGTTCGAGGAGCGCTCCTCGCTCGTGCAGGAGGCCCGGACCCTGGGCGAACTGCCCGGCGTGACCGCCGACCTCGTCCCGGCCGACCAGCAGCCCATCCGGCTCGACCCCCAGCCCGTGATCGGCCTGTTCGGACGCGTCGCCCGCCGCGGCCGCTGGGTGGCCGTGCCCAACGAGACGGTCGCGGCCCTCGCAGGCCGCGTCGACGTGGACATGCGCGAAGCGCTCCTGCTGCGCAACCACCACCGGATCGTCGTCCACGCGGTCCTGGGCAGGGTCGAGATCGACGTGCCCGAGGGCGTCGAGGTGCGGATGACCGGCTGGAGCTTCCTCGGTCGGCGCTCCACCAACGCACAGCGGTCCGAGCTGCCGACGCCGCCCGTCGTGGAGATCGACGGGTTCAGCGTGTTCGGCGTCGTCCGTGTGCGGGCGCCCCGCCGGCGGCGTTTCCTCGGCCGGGTCCGGCGCCGCCCACAGCGTGGTATCAGCTCCTGA